The segment GATCTTAAGCCAGCATGTTTGCACAGCTGATTGAATTTCTCACAAATAGCTATCTGATCGTCAGTGATAGGGATAAAACGGATTTGCTCGGGAGCTAACCAAGTCGGAAAAGATCCCGCAAAATGCTCAATTAAAACACCCACAAATCGCTCCATAGAACCGAATGGGGCTCTATGAATCATCACAGGACGTTTGCGCGTATTGTCCGAATCAACATAGGTCAAATCAAAACGCTTGGGGAGATTGTAATCCACTTGCACGGTCCCAAGTTGCCATTCACGGCCAATGACATCTTTGACTACAAAGTCTATCTTGGGACCATAAAAAGCAGCTTCCCCAGCTTCTTCAGAGAAGGGTCGGCCCAGGGCCTTGGCAGCTTCACGACAAGCATCCTCTGCCTTGTCCCAATCAGCTACGTCCCCGGTATATTTATCAGAATCAGGATCACGCAACCCGACTCGAACACGATAATCTGTAATACCTAGCGTAGTCAGGACCACGTTGACCAAATCTAAGCATCCCTTCACTTCACCTGCAACTTGATCTGGAGTGCAAAAAATATGCGCATCATCTTGAGTAAAGCCCCTTACCCGAGTCATACCACCAAGCTCCCCCGATTGCTCCCAGCGATAAACCGTTCCAAATTCTGCCAAACGAACCGGCAAATCTTTGTGAGAATGCGGCTCAGCCGCATAAATCTTTATATGGTGAGGGCAATTCATGGGCCTCAGCAAAAAGCCCGGTATTTCGCCGTCTTCCAATTTATTGGTGAGTTCACTAGAAGTGCAACCATCTTCATTGACTTTATTTAAAGTCGCTTTGTCGACCAGTGGGGGAAATTGAGATTCCCGATAGTATGGGAAATGGCCCGAGGTGCGGTAGAGGTCTAGTTTGCCAATATGTGGTGTAAACACTTGCATATAACCCTGCTTGAATAACTCTTCCAAAATAAAATTTTGCAGCTCTTGACGAACAATCGCTCCCTTAGGCATCCATAGGATAAATCCCTGTCCCGCTGTTTCGTCGATGTGGAAGAGCTTTAACTCACGTCCTAGTTTGCGATGATCCCGCTTCTGCGCCTCTTCCATCTGCTCAAGATAGGTAGCCAATTCCTCTTTGCTGGGAAAAGCTGTTCCGTAAATACGCTGGAGTTGTTTATTTTTTTCATCACCGCGATGATAGGCTCCCGCTACACTCAAGAGCTTAAGAGCTTTAATCTTTTTTGAGTAATTCACATGCGTTCCAGCACATAGATCGATGAATTCTCCGTTTTTGTAAAAACTGATTGAGTCCCCCTCGGGAATATCATCTAAACGCCCAAGCTTATAACGTTCTTGCCCAAAATCCTTAATGATTTGCACCGCTTCTTCACGAGAAACTTCTTTGCGCTCAAATTTCTGATTCTCTTTTGTGATTTTTAACATTTCATCCTCAATCTTTTGAAGATCTTCTGCTGTAAATTTATGGTCTAGATCAAAATCATAGTAGAAACCTGTATCCGTAGGAGGTCCAATATCAAGTTGAGCTTCTGGGAAA is part of the Verrucomicrobiota bacterium genome and harbors:
- the thrS gene encoding threonine--tRNA ligase, whose protein sequence is MTPLEELRHSAAHMLATAVLRLFPEAQLDIGPPTDTGFYYDFDLDHKFTAEDLQKIEDEMLKITKENQKFERKEVSREEAVQIIKDFGQERYKLGRLDDIPEGDSISFYKNGEFIDLCAGTHVNYSKKIKALKLLSVAGAYHRGDEKNKQLQRIYGTAFPSKEELATYLEQMEEAQKRDHRKLGRELKLFHIDETAGQGFILWMPKGAIVRQELQNFILEELFKQGYMQVFTPHIGKLDLYRTSGHFPYYRESQFPPLVDKATLNKVNEDGCTSSELTNKLEDGEIPGFLLRPMNCPHHIKIYAAEPHSHKDLPVRLAEFGTVYRWEQSGELGGMTRVRGFTQDDAHIFCTPDQVAGEVKGCLDLVNVVLTTLGITDYRVRVGLRDPDSDKYTGDVADWDKAEDACREAAKALGRPFSEEAGEAAFYGPKIDFVVKDVIGREWQLGTVQVDYNLPKRFDLTYVDSDNTRKRPVMIHRAPFGSMERFVGVLIEHFAGSFPTWLAPEQIRFIPITDDQIAICEKFNQLCKHAGLRSSIDGASEKMGAKIRKAQLEKVPYMLVVGKREAEAEQVSVRSRWRGDEGVISFSELLDKLKDEVSRRTLTLMPKS